The Streptomyces nigra genome includes the window GTCGTACCGAGGAGACCGTCATGGCGAAGTACCTGCTTCTCAAGCACTACCGCGGCGCCCCCGACGCGGTGAACAACGTGCCGATGGACCGGTGGACCCCCGAGCAGGTCTCCGAGCACATCCAGTACATGGCGGACTTCGCCGCCCGGCTGGAGAAGACCGGCGAGTTCGTCGACGGGCAGGCGCTGGCCCCCGAGGGCACCTGGGTCCGCTACGACGGTGAGGGGCGCCCGCCGGTCACCGACGGGCCGTTCGCGGAGACCAAGGACCTCATCGCCGGCTGGATGATCATCGACGTCGACAGCTACGACCGTGCCGTCGAGCTCGCCGGTGAGCTGTCCGCGGCCCCCGGCGCGGGCGGGAAGCCGATTCACGAGTGGCTGGAGCTGCGCCCGTTCCTGCACGCGGCGCCCACCATCACGGAGTGACCGCGCCGATGCCCCCGTCGCTGGACGAGGCCCTGCTCAGGAGCCTCACCCCGCGCGTCCTCGCCGTCCTCGTCCGCCGCGGAGCCGACTTCGCGGCGGCCGAGGACGCCGTGCAGGACGCGCTGGTCGAGGCGGTCCGGGTCTGGTCCGCCGACCCGCCGAAGGACCCCAAGGGCTGGCTGGTCACCGTGGCCTGGCGCCGGTTCCTCGACGCGGCCCGCGCCGACACCGCGCGCCGCCGCCGCGAGGACCGCGCCGACGACGAACCGGCGCCCGGGCCCGTGCCGTCCGCCGACGACACCCTGTGGCTGTACTTCCTGTGCGCGCAC containing:
- a CDS encoding YciI family protein — translated: MAKYLLLKHYRGAPDAVNNVPMDRWTPEQVSEHIQYMADFAARLEKTGEFVDGQALAPEGTWVRYDGEGRPPVTDGPFAETKDLIAGWMIIDVDSYDRAVELAGELSAAPGAGGKPIHEWLELRPFLHAAPTITE